The DNA sequence ccaccactatctcaaatctattattaaatataaatgggtcccaccactatacccacttttcacctaactttactcatttcttacattatttcttggtctccgtgtcccaaccatttgtatacaaatggccgggacggagggagtattagtaagaagttaatttaaaataaattatgagttttgaCGGTTTTGATTCAAGATACTACGTGAAGTCCACGATAAGGGAAGTTTGGAAAatcatatcttttatttttaagattcaaTCATGAATCAATTTAAGatttagtgggtgtttgtttgCAACTTAAAAGCCCGGCTtatgggtttataagttagaagcacttattcataccgtttgtgtaaaaagtcaagaagtacttataaaaagctacgaatgctagtttttgtttcacgGCTTCtatttatttcccaaacactttaatcacttataagtcttaatttgcttctaacttctgctccacttttttattttaagcaaaaaacacttatttttagTTCACCCAAACGGTCCCTTAGTCTCTCCATACTACTCTTTATATGCTTTTTTTTCCGTTCAGCAGTCACTTTAATactactataaaatataattttataatttgtctTAAAAcccttttttttgaataaaagtttaaatataaaaaatttattcagaaaaagaaaactttaaaaatcataaaattatattttagaaaaattttaaaactatgtttgagaaaaaaatgataaaaatataatcaaatcacttataaaattgtaatacttaataaaatttaattttccctCCATCTTATATTATGTGTCTTGTTTTGACTAATGAAAAGTCAAGTTGACTAAATTTTAACCACAAATTACACAtactattaaatttataaagataaaaaaaatattttattagaaagtATATATAATCCCCTTCAATAtccatttttcaaaattttaaaataatttataaattttttttaattaatgatcaaaatttggtcaaattgaccccTTAATAATCAAAACATGACACATAATATGAGATGGATGGAGTATGACTCAACTATCCTTACCTTATTAAATAAGCTTAAATATAAACATCAATGGTGGACACTGGTTTTTCTTACAAAATCCTTAATACTCGGAATGCTCAGAGCGTTCCGCGTGTTAGGAATTTTGTAAGAGAAACTTCGAAATCAACTGTTCGTATATATGCAAACAACCATACATACGTCgtaagtataccagaaatcatGACGAACACCAAAAGTCTGTCGTAAGTAATCCAGACTTACGACGACATTCATTAATTAGTCCGTCATAAGCAACTCAGAAAAAAATTGCAGCACCGTCTGCACCTTTCCACAGACACTACTTTAATCATACTTCATTTTTAAATACTAACTTATccattacataaatatatttttatctaaacATAAACTAGATAAGATTAGagcaaaaataaaatcaattaaaagcttaaattacaaattttgaaaaattgaccgaaaatgaattttaatttgattaaattagaAATCTGCCCCTAGTACTAAAACGCTTCAATTTTTTCACACAAACACATCATATTTGACTGAGTGAAAATATAAATGCTTTCAAATTGACAAACATGCCAAAATTCCGAGAAAACATAGTTCATCTAGTTAAAAATAGACgaaaattcatttaaattatattacattAGAGATTTCCTTAACAATAACAATGTCATGCATTTTTTTATACGGACACATCGAATTGGACTTCATTAAGATATACAAACcttcaaattcactaaaaattaGTATAGAAAAAACTTAATTTCAAGTATCTTAAAAAAGccaaaatttctttttaatgtgagccaattttttttttaatgtgatTAAATTGTAAATTCGATTAGAATGATAagattataattctttttgtaCAATTGCATTACATTGGATTTTATTAATATgtgcaaatattcaaatatgttAAAATTTCAGATTTATGGAAAAACATATTACAAAGTTGCTTAATGTAGTCTAAAATCTACTTTAATTCAACCGAATTAGAAATTTGCCTATTATGACAAGTTCATGCATTTTTTTATGCAAACACAACACATTAAACTTcactaaaaataataagaataagtTCTTTTTGACAAATGTACATTACATTGTTGTTCACTAAGATGTAAAAACATTTaaattagcttattttttaTTCACTTTCCACTTCAGTTCTATCATAACCATCTTAAtcatcttctacttcactttccgcttcatcttcatcttcatcttcatcacttTCATCTTCATTTTGTTGTCCCGGTTCTTCTTCCATTTCGTATTGTGACAAGTCAATAAATAACGACCTTGATTAAAAGTCTATCGGCATGGTATTTGATACTTCTTCTTGAAGGGGTTCCATGTTAGCAATATTAGCTTTGCCACTCAATACTCGAGGTCTATATTTGATGATTGTGTGAATATTACTATCCAGATTTTTCACACTACGAGCATAGTACACTTGAGTGGCTTGACTTGCTAGAATGTAAACATCATTTCCTTTTAATTTTGAGGTCAAATCAATTAGGAGCACTCCATTTTTGTCTTTTTTTACACCCATAATATGATCATACCAGTGACATTTGAATAAAATCACTTGATTTCCACCACAGTATGTTACTTTTAAACCTCTTTCAAAGTCCAATAGTAATTGTTCTCACTATCCCCATAACAACTGCCCTTGAAAAGTATCCCCGAGCTTGATCTTCCGAGGTTGAATGAGTATCCATTAACCTTGCATCTTTTATAAGGAAATCACATAAGAAGTCGGGCCTTGAAATAAATGTTGTAATTGTTCGTTATTTGGTACCTGAAATGAAAAAGTCTTGTCAAACACACATAAgaaatattattaaaagatCATATAAGCTATTGGGCCTCTAATACCTTATTTTTCAACCACGTGACAAAATTATCCTTTAACAATTTATCCATATCTATATCACTCAACAATGGTGCACTATGACTTCGAATATAATCTTCAAACAGTCTGAAAAGCGATCATTACATGTTAGtgagaaatatttaattattctagttataattaaaaaggcTCAAATTCTTATGTAATATAAGGTGCCACTTCATGCATATTAGTGAGGATGTAATGTGCTGCAACGCGCAAGGATTCCATATCTAAATGATAACCTTTATAAGCTCTCAAAAGCTGTACCGGATATGTGAAGGCTAATAGTTTTCCTGGATTGCGTGAACGGTCATCAACCATATCCATCCCTAACATGTTGTGCACTGTGTTAACTTCAGACTCAAAGTACATAAGACAAAAATGTGTGAGCTCCtcatatatgtatttttctACAATGGATCCTTCAACGCGTGCTTTGTTCCCCACCTTTTGCTTCATTCTGCGTTGTAGTCTTTCAATATTATACATGCATCGGGATGGGACGGGACCGCCGAGTATATACTCCTTAACTAAATGAACAAGAAGATGCTCCGTTGGATCAAAAAGAGCTAAAGGGAATATAGTCTCCATAGTACAAATAATCCCAACTATGTTTCTTTCCATTTGCCTCAAACCTAATGCAAGAAGTGTGGTTGAGCAGAAgtctttgaaaaaatttgacaaTTCATAAAGTAGTTTGTTCACATCGTCTGGAAGAAGTTCACGAAAAGCTGAAGGCATGCATAAATACATGACAATCATGTGACTTCATGCCTTGAAATTTCAATTGAGATAGCTTACAACATCTCTTCAAGTTTGACGAACAACCATCTATGAGTTTAAATCTATGCACCCATTTACATGGTAATTTCAACTGATCTAGGGCAAGGTTGTATTTAGCTTTGGGCTTACGTGTACCGTTAAGTCATAACTCTCGCCTGATACCAAGGTTGTATTTTTCTCTGTATGCATGACATCAATACAGTGCTGTAAATGCAAAGAATCCCAATATGGCAGGTCAAAGAAGCTAGTGACATGTGTACAATTGTGTAAATCACCAAATCCATGTGCCCTTTCCTTGCTGTGTGGCTTCCTAGGTTGTGGAAAAGTTATACTTGCACACATGTTACGAATGACAAaacctttctttctttttctgcgCTTTTCTAAGAACCCCTTATGTAATCCATAAAAACCGGATTCCTACTATATATGTGGTAGTTTCTTAGCTTTAACTTCACCTATACACACATGACAAACCATCTTTCCATGGGTTGACCAACCACTAACCATTCCCAATCCTGGAAAGTCACTGATAGTCCACAACAAAGCTGCTCGCATCATAAAATTAGTCTTTGTAGAAGCATCAAATGTACGTACACCAACCAacattaataattaaaagtaaataaacaGTAATCTACATTTTTAGTTGAAGAAATAATAGATAAGTAGCATCAAATGTGTGTACACTAACCAGCCATAAAGCAATCAACTCATCAATCAATGGTCTAAGATAAACATTTAGATTCTTTCGTGGATATATCATTTGGCCCAGGCACTAGCAGTGTCATGAACATATATGGATCCTTCATACACATAATATGTGGAAGGTTATATACAAGTAGTACAACTGGCCACACTAAGTATACCGTAGATGTAGCATTACTGTACGGGGGAATCCATCAGTTGGAGGACCAAGTCTGACATTACGAAAATCTGCTGCAAAATCATGATACGTCTTGTCAAATTCTTCCCATTTTTTTCCATCTGCAGGTTGACTAAAAACTCATTCATCCACAGTTCTGTACTTCTGATATTTCATGTGTTCAGCAGTGCGGGTACACATGTACACACGCTGCAATCGAGGAgtgattttaaaatatcttaACACCTTCCTCGGAAAGGTATTGTTCCCGGCATGTGTTGCAGCTTTGTATCGACCAAATTAAGTTACAATACTTACAAATTTTCAAATCTTTATCATCACCATAAAATAATTTACAATCATTCTCACATGCATGCATCTTAACTATCTTCTTGACAACATAATAATTGGAAGGGAGCTTATGCCCCACCGGAATCACGTCCCTAAGTAAAAGGAGCAACTCATCAAAGGCTTTATCACTACATTTGTTATGACTCTTCCAATGTAGTAATCTCGAAATAAACTTGAATTGTGTGTACTTTATATTGCCCGTATATATTGGCTCCCCAACATTGTTTACATTGTCTAGAAACTTAGTTGCTTGCTCGTTTACGTCCTCGGAAATGTTATTTTCTACTTCCAAAGCTTCCGACCCAAAAGCATCCCTCAACATCTCATATTCAACATACACATCTTCGTGATTCGCCATGATAGTGCCATGTGGTATAACTTTCGAGAAAACTGGTTGCAAATAAGTGAAACTCGACATCGGGAATTAGTTGATGTAATTAATTTCTACATGCATGTATTGCAAGGACGTCTAATAAGAAGATTTCAATCATGGGGATCTTTAGAATTGCTTCTCGTAAATGTCAAATAATATGTAACCCCCTAATTATATTAATGGGTAAATCCATAACCACCGGGAATTATTCGCCGAGTGATCCAATTTCGATCATAAGACATCTAtatatgcatgaataatatccatatcaattataatatgcataaaaaaaatacatactaacacaaataaaacaaatataaaaattaaaaaatatgtaaagatTTATTATATACTTGCATTGATTGGAGTGATGATCGTCGttgttatatcatattttttgtgaaatcataaagaaaattattttgttttggtAGAAAAGCGAAGTTTAGAGAGAACAAGGGGAGGCAGTAGCTGTTGGCTGATTATTCAGACTAACTTACGACGAAAGGAAAACTGACCGTCATAAgttcatttaaatataatatcctGCAAAGGTTAATTTAAATGTGGCTACCGGCATTAATTATGGTTGGTgacttaaaaattcaaattaatgtaATTTACGACGGACCATTTTCTATCCGTCGTAAAATCGAGTAAAACGACGTCGATATGAAAATTGgtactttttaatttttctttttaagaggaaaatatttaaataagctACCTTACGACGGACCTGTTATCCGCTTATGACGGATATTTTGTTTCCGTCGTAAGTTCCCGCGCTCTGCTGATCCGTAGTAAGTTTTCCGTCATAAATGGTCCAGTTTCTTGTAGTGAGATTAAACTTGCAACCCATTTACTCTTTGATTAATTAGATTCACAAACTTACCATACAGCTGTTAATAACTGATGATATTGTTACGAATAAAAAACCAGGGGTGAACTAGGCAGTGGCGGAACTAGaggggggctaggggatgctagagccccccctGACTTGAAAAAAacagttaaattttttttttaccccCCCCTAAATTATCGATgtcaacataatttttttttagcccCTCCTAAATTATCGacgtcaatataatttttttttagcccccgctcaattattttgtaaaaatgtCATAGAGAAGGacttattttgtaaaaataatattaaaacatatgtaatatattaattaacaaatataaaataaaattagtggttttataaataaaacaaatattttaaaattatttaaaacataattaatctaacaaaaagaaaaaaagaaggcttttgaattttgatctaaagTAACAGTGTAACACAATTACACAAAGTGGCTTTCTAACACAGTGCTTCCAACGCGCGCACACAACTTTCAAGTTACAAAATAACAAAACACTCCTAAATCCCTAAATCCCTAATTTCTAAACAACGAGTTCTGCTTCTGCACAAGGGGTTCACGGGACCACAACCTGCTGCTGGCCTGCTGCTCTGCTCCTCTGTCCCAGTCTCCCGACTCTCCCCCACACCACAGCTGCTGCGACCCCCGATTTGTAGCCTCTAGGTATCATATTTCGACTCATTCTTTATCTCTTTAATCTTTTTGTATAATTGTATCCGCTGTGATTTTGTATAAATTAGATTGTTAATTGGGGATTTGGGGGTTCCAGATTGTTAATTGATGTCAATGTCATGGAATTGGAAGTTTGGAACTAGAGAATTTATAACAGTCCTTGATGTTGTCATGTTGATTATTGTTGCTTCTGCTTGTGTGTTTGTCCAGGGAATCAATATACATGGATAAATTTGTGATTAAGACTAAGAGGCCGAGATCTCCAGGTTCTGTGAATAAAAATTCTGGTGCGAAATCAGGGGCTAAGACGGACTCGGGGTCAAATGCCTCTGTTCCAAATCCAATTCCGAATGCACCTGTCGAAGAAAGAGCAAGCACAGAGTTCAATTCAGAGGAACTAATCTCAGACCCAGGGCTTAGAATTCCAATTGCTGAATATAATGTGAACATCAGAGATCAAGTTCGAAGGGCATACATTGCTAAAGGTCCATTTCAAATTACTGATTATAATTTTCCGAAGAAgcaattaaataaagaaatgagaagTTTTCAAGCAAATTGGTTCAAAGAGTTTGATTGGTTAGAATATAGTGTTGCTAAGGATGAAGCATATTGTTTGTGGTGTTATTTGTTTAAGCCAGATCGGGAGGAGAATACGGGAAAAAATGCATTTACAACAGCAGGATTTAACAATTGGAAGAAGGCATTGGTTGTATTTAGGGCACACGTTGGATCAGTTGGTAGCTCACACAACGAAGCAACAAGGCATTGTCAGGCTTTTAAAAATCAGAGACAAAGTATATCACACATTTTTTCTGCACAAGGGTATGAAATTGAGGTTGATTACCGCAAGCGGTTGACTGCAGTATTAAATGTTATTCGGCTTCAAACATGAGTGGTAAATTTAATGGTCTTAAAGCACTAATATTGAAAGAAAACCCTTCAGCATATTATGTTCACTGTTTTGCACATCAATTGCAATTAGTAGTTGTTGCTATGGCTAAATGTTCTCCTGCAGTTAGTGATTTTTTTGATCATCTTTGTCGTATTGTGAATTTGGTTGGTGCTTCTTGTAAGAGAAAGGATATGCTTCGACAAAAACAACATGAACTTATATTGAAACGTTTAGAAAGTGGTGAGATCCTTTCTGGAAAAGGGAAGAATCAAGAAACTTCTTTAACTCGGCCAGGAGATACACGGTGAGGTTCACATCATAGAACAATACTTTGTCTTTTTTTGATGTGGCCATCGGTAGTGGAAGTGCTTGGGGACATACATCAAGATGCTACCAATCAAGAATTAAAAGGTATTGCAGAAGGCTTACTTGAAAAAATGGAGACATTTAAATTCGTCTTTATGTTGCATTTGATGAAAGTTATCTTGGCGATTACTAATGATTTGTCAGAAGCTTTACAACAAAGAACTCAGAATATTATAAATGCTATGACAATGGTTCGAAGTATGAAGAATAAATTGCAGCTATTAAGGGAGGAAGAATGGGAGACATTCTTAGAAGATGTGAAGAAATTTTGTGATGATAATTTCATTGAAGTGCCCAATATGGAAGACATATTGCCTATCCGAGGTCGCTCAAGGCGTGAGGGACAAGCTGTTACTTACTTCCATATATATCGTGTTGAGATCTTTTGCGGGGTTAGTTACTTGATTAActaaataatcaatattttgTCTATTGCTATAAACTTGTTTACCAACCTTTTTATTTAACAGGTTATTGATCTTATTTCCCAAGAGATGGATAACCGTTTCACAGAAGGAAACACAGAGCTACTACTTTGCATTGGCTCATTGGATCCTAGGAATTCATTTTCAAGTTTCGAT is a window from the Daucus carota subsp. sativus chromosome 8, DH1 v3.0, whole genome shotgun sequence genome containing:
- the LOC135148365 gene encoding uncharacterized protein LOC135148365; this translates as MWPSVVEVLGDIHQDATNQELKGIAEGLLEKMETFKFVFMLHLMKVILAITNDLSEALQQRTQNIINAMTMVRSMKNKLQLLREEEWETFLEDVKKFCDDNFIEVPNMEDILPIRGRSRREGQAVTYFHIYRVEIFCGVIDLISQEMDNRFTEGNTELLLCIGSLDPRNSFSSFDKSKLVRLAQFYPEDFSLLDLELLPNQLDNFIYDVRMDKDLSGLQSIGDLSVMMVKTHRHTAYPLVYLLVELALVLPVAIATVERVFSAMKTIKTY